The following proteins are encoded in a genomic region of Leptospira ryugenii:
- a CDS encoding outer membrane beta-barrel protein translates to MRNKYTLLVASAAILISQGSLFAQTATPAAKPTKDKAWYDLVNFSGYVDVYYNYTSNNRQGGTQDTAGTFHTYNKQFAVNAVKLSMEKLADKESPWGFRLDMQNGQNLMYQERPYQTTNSLHNMQLLQQAYVSFYFPVLKGLTVDAGKMATHIGLELLDSKDNIAYTIGYVFFNTIPFIHTGARANLQISDKLTTSLYLYNSAQGTGYTANGNQFGYNGLTAYGDTSAGLSPSLASTQQHAYVDGPNPTRSIGTQVRYEATDKFTVVYNTLFANDNIKGRDNNALYYINNRIGNGGFAQQSNFRQDHWMIQNLILIFKPTDRLTTIFDFTHGERVGQTNTAAFGWEEPGISRGSFKTATGLSDAQVAPLPAALVEAGFTDSTSFTRPNTIKRIYQTYQLQAKYQFTEKFALGFRYEYLDDKRYGGILPVNPPLFNVTPADRYDLRFQDALGSRPSGSNLGQIRTITFTPTINFTENLQVKIDLRRDYGPGSQFVDVNGRAASYQNGIIIGAVAKF, encoded by the coding sequence ATGAGAAATAAATACACTCTCTTAGTAGCTTCGGCTGCTATTCTAATCAGCCAAGGGTCTCTGTTCGCGCAAACGGCAACACCAGCCGCTAAACCGACAAAAGACAAAGCTTGGTACGACTTAGTCAATTTTTCCGGTTATGTGGATGTATATTACAACTATACAAGCAACAACCGGCAAGGTGGAACTCAAGATACAGCGGGGACTTTTCACACATATAACAAGCAATTTGCGGTAAATGCAGTGAAACTTTCTATGGAGAAGTTGGCAGATAAGGAAAGCCCTTGGGGTTTCCGTTTAGATATGCAAAATGGACAAAACTTGATGTACCAAGAGCGTCCTTACCAAACAACGAACTCCTTGCACAATATGCAGTTATTACAACAGGCATATGTGTCCTTCTACTTCCCAGTATTGAAAGGTTTGACTGTGGATGCTGGTAAGATGGCAACCCACATCGGTTTGGAACTACTTGACTCCAAAGACAACATTGCTTACACCATCGGGTATGTGTTCTTCAACACAATCCCATTTATCCACACTGGTGCCAGAGCTAACTTGCAGATTTCAGATAAGTTAACCACTTCTCTTTATCTCTACAATAGTGCACAAGGTACTGGTTACACTGCCAATGGAAACCAGTTTGGTTATAACGGTCTAACAGCGTATGGCGATACTTCCGCAGGCCTTTCCCCAAGTTTAGCAAGCACCCAACAGCATGCATATGTGGACGGTCCGAACCCAACACGTTCCATCGGAACACAGGTGCGGTACGAAGCGACAGATAAGTTCACTGTGGTTTACAACACCTTGTTTGCCAATGACAACATCAAGGGAAGAGACAACAACGCTCTTTACTACATAAACAACAGAATCGGAAATGGTGGTTTTGCCCAGCAGTCTAACTTTAGACAAGACCATTGGATGATCCAAAACTTAATCTTGATCTTCAAGCCTACTGACCGTTTGACAACCATCTTTGACTTCACACATGGAGAAAGAGTTGGCCAAACAAACACTGCAGCCTTTGGTTGGGAAGAACCGGGAATTTCCAGAGGAAGCTTCAAAACAGCTACTGGTCTTAGCGATGCACAAGTTGCTCCGCTCCCAGCCGCGCTCGTAGAAGCAGGGTTCACAGATTCCACATCTTTCACTCGTCCTAACACGATCAAAAGAATCTACCAAACGTATCAATTGCAAGCTAAGTACCAGTTCACTGAGAAGTTTGCCCTTGGTTTCCGTTATGAGTACTTGGATGACAAACGTTACGGTGGAATCTTGCCTGTTAACCCGCCACTCTTCAACGTAACCCCAGCTGATCGTTATGACCTACGTTTCCAAGATGCTCTTGGTTCCAGACCGTCCGGAAGCAACTTAGGACAGATCCGAACAATTACCTTCACACCAACCATCAACTTCACAGAGAACCTTCAAGTGAAGATCGACTTACGAAGAGATTACGGTCCTGGTTCACAGTTCGTAGACGTTAACGGACGAGCTGCAAGCTACCAAAACGGTATCATCATCGGTGCGGTTGCGAAGTTCTAA